The proteins below come from a single Leopardus geoffroyi isolate Oge1 chromosome D3, O.geoffroyi_Oge1_pat1.0, whole genome shotgun sequence genomic window:
- the LOC123588019 gene encoding 2'-5'-oligoadenylate synthase-like protein 2, whose product MELFQNLYETPADMLSAFVERSLQPEGDWKEEVKDAWQRIERFFRDRCFHDELVLDQEVRVLKVVKGGSSGKGTTLNYSSDVDLVLFLSCFPSFQDQAEHRASVISFIEKRLTQYGRSLAYSITMVPQRETTRVPRSLSFHVQARKNSEAIGVDVLPAYDALRNFCPDSKPSPEIYEDLITSGGHPGEFSPSFTELQRHFVKSRPVKLKNLLRLMKHWYLQYLKPKYRNKALPAKYALELLTIYAWEIGTDESENFNLDEGFRAVMELLIDYEDICVYWTKYYDFQNETVRIYIKQQLKECRPVILDPADPTNNLGKEKRWDLVAREAAHCLRQACCRNEDPSQGWHVQPAREVQVMVKKTGEEAWTLSVDPYSPIWKMKTEIKRTFGLRGQQRLSFQEPGGERQLLSSQRTLAHYGIFSKVSIRVLETFPPEIQVFVKNSSGQSKPYAIHPDDSIYALKEKIEEAGGPYVEDQLLKFQNRKLRNHCSLSDLQIKDCDTIMLIRRSHRPLGVPTVGLYMI is encoded by the exons ATGGAGCTCTTCCAGAACCTGTATGAGACCCCCGCAGACATGCTGTCCGCCTTTGTGGAGCGGAGCCTTCAGCCCGAGGGGGACTGGAAGGAGGAAGTGAAGGATGCCTGGCAGAGGATCGAACGTTTCTTCAGGGATCGATGCTTCCATGATGAGCTGGTTCTAGACCAGGAAGTCAGGGTGTTAAAGGTGGTGAAG GGTGGATCCTCCGGGAAGGGAACGACGCTGAACTACAGCTCCGACGTGGACTTGGTCTTGTTCCTGAGCTGCTTCCCCAGCTTCCAAGACCAGGCAGAACACCGTGCATCTGTCATCAGTTTCATCGAGAAGAGACTGACTCAGTATGGCAGGAGCCTGGCCTACAGCATCACCATGGTCCCGCAGAGAGAGACGACCAGGGTCCCCCGCTCCCTGTCCTTCCACGTCCAGGCCAGGAAGAACAGTGAAGCCATTGGAGTGGATGTGCTCCCAGCCTACGACGCTCTAA GAAATTTTTGCCCGGACTCGAAACCATCTCCGGAAATCTATGAAGATTTGATAACCAGTGGCGGCCACCCTGGGGAGTTCTCGCCAAGCTTCACAGAGTTGCAGAGGCACTTTGTGAAAAGTCGCCCTGTCAAGCTGAAGAACCTTCTGCGACTGATGAAACATTGGTACCTGCAG TACTTGAAACCTAAATATCGAAACAAAGCATTGCCCGCAAAATACGCGCTGGAGCTACTGACCATCTACGCCTGGGAAATAGGTACAGATGAAAGTGAGAACTTCAACCTGGATGAAGGGTTTAGAGCCGTGATGGAACTCCTCATAGATTATGAAGACATCTGCGTCTATTGGACCAAGTACTATGATTTCCAAAATGAGACTGTCAGAATCTACATCAAACAACAGTTGAAGGAATGCAG gcCAGTGATCCTGGACCCAGCTGACCCTACCAACaacctgggaaaggaaaagagatgggaCCTGGTGGCCAGAGAGGCTGCTCACTGCCTGAGGCAGGCCTGCTGTAGGAATGAAGACCCCAGCCAGGGCTGGCATGTCCAG ccAGCAAGAGAGGTCCAGGTGATGGTGAAAAAGACAGGAGAGGAGGCCTGGACATTGTCGGTGGACCCCTACAGTCCCATCTGGAAGATGAAAACGGAGATCAAGAGGACGTTTGGCCTCAGAGGGCAACAGCGTCTCTCCTTCCAGGAGCCGGGAGGGGAACGGCAGCTGCTCAGTAGCCAGCGGACGTTAGCCCATTACGGGATCTTCTCTAAGGTTAGCATCCGGGTGCTGGAGACCTTCCCTCCCGAGATCCAGGTCTTTGTGAAGAACTCTAGCGGCCAGAGCAAGCCTTATGCCATCCACCCTGACGACTCTATCTACGCCTTGAAAGAGAAGATTGAGGAGGCTGGAGGGCCTTACGTGGAGGATCAGTTACTAAAGTTCCAGAATCGGAAACTGAGGAATCACTGCAGCCTCTCAGACCTGCAGATCAAAGACTGTGACACCATCATGCTCATTAGGAGAAGCCACAGGCCCCTAGGAGTGCCCACGGTCGGGTTGTACATGATATAG